TTTGTCTCCGCTTTAATGTTGTTGCATTTTTCTCAACCCCTTCTTCTCAACTCATTGGTGAAAAAAGGGTAATCAATACCATTGAGGTCAAAGACTCTCTAAGGAATTCCTACTCTCATGGGCAATAGATTTGAAGTGTTAATAATCAAACTCTCCTTATCCCtcattttcctttttgtttttctttttacagTTAACTCTACGAATGGGTGCTCTCTCAACCATTAGAAAAAAAGAATGAGAAAAAAGAATACGATAgcaacaaacacatacaaaTTACACAAGAGTAAGAACTCTCTATGGAAAGATTTTTGGATGAAAGTAGAAGTTGAAAAGAGTTTGAAagtttagtttcttttttaagaGGACAcgtgttggaaccaagttggttttatacttagattTTTCATGTtagcaaaagtattttatgcaaaaaataaatttgacttcatatagtatgaaagaagattcatgttttttaaggaaaatctaaaataagatttgatacagatttataattgaagaaaatctttgattaagatgacaagaagatttgatcaagatttatctacaagtagatataaattatttataagaagatttgatcaatatttattacaagaagatttgatcaagatttatcacaaaaaGATTTGTTCAATATTTATCGCAAGAAGATACTATTTATTTACAAGAagttatgaattatttacaagaagatttgatcaagatttattacaagaagatataaattatttacaagatgATATGATtaagaattgtttacaagaagaaacactcacaagaagatacatttattatttataaagatatgattcagattttgacAAATGACAAAATATTGAATTGGACTTAGTCATATTCCTACTTGTACAAGTTCAAGAACCAATCCAACACTATGTTCTTGCCAAACTCAAAGCAAACacttaatattttatgagttattTCCAAAGTTCCAGAAAAGAGTGGAATAACTTAaattcaaaattccaaattaatcTTATAATTCAAAGAGATAAACacttaatattttatgagtgaTTTCTTTAGAGTGTGATAGTTATTGTTACGATCCGCTTGTTAGaaacaactactcaagttccaaataTTTGTATTCAAACTCGACagtggtgttagtgtgccttcaacatTATAGGGTTATcagattgtgtggagaagacttggctagTATAGTCAAggtgtgtgttcctcaaaagtctggggttgtcaggttgtttgaGAAGATTGACTTGGAGTGTCATGTGCTTTATAGTTCAAATTGTTtaacaaagattaattacttATGAGTGAATAaattggatgtagccaagtaagtGGTGGACcaagataaattacttgtgtcactttattcttgtactccttagttttgttattgcttctactccaagtaaatcatcaagtctGAACCAATTTATTCAAATAgtgaaaaaattatcaacttagtcaaacacaactCAACCACCTTCTCGTGTTTGCCCCTTCAATGCGTACGGGTGTAATGCGCCAGCCAAGGGCGCATTTCTCTTAGTCATTAATTTCCCAACTTTCCATTTCCATCCAATCTACACATTGCACTTATGCAGGACACTAGGTGTTCCTTCAACCAAAAACGACAAAACAATGTTTCAAGATATCCACTTCAGAACAATTACGCAACCCACTAGCACAATGCATTGATCAATAGTTACACGGGGAACACAAATTTTAGTGTTATGGGCTAAAGTGCTTTTCTTGGCACCCAACTATATCTCTTCATTTCGTTTCTCTCCCatcgttaattttttttagtcataAACGAAAAACAAAAAGAGGAAAATAAACACTTAGAAGTAGAAATCCTTTAAACCTAAATGTACCTCCTACAGGTTACCTCCCATGCATCGCTCTTTTGCAGTCATTAGCTTGACCCATGATGCTCTTAAGGTTATTTGAGAAGGAGGGATACCGGTTCATGCATAACGTCTCCTCCAAAGTAAGCTCTCAATCTTTGTCCGTTCACTTTAAATAATATCTCTGAACTAGGCTTTATCAGCTTAACTACTTCATGcgatgaaatttattttatcacaaAGGGCCTTGACCACTTTGATTTCAACTTTCCTAGGAATAGTTTACATTGTGAATGGAAAAGCAATACCTATTGCCACAATTGAAACTCTCTCTTAACCAACTTTTTATCGTGAAATGCCTTTTCCCGCTGCTTGTAAATCACTGCATTATCATAAGCCACTATTATCATTTCTTCATCGTCATTTAACTTCAATAACCTTTTTTATCATGCCAACTtagatcaaaattcaaaattttaatagcCCAAAATGCTTTGACCAATCCTTTTGTGAAGAActaacaattttttcttttctaaaattctttttaattgtCTGTTAGAAACTTCAACTTGGCTGAATGTTTTAAGGTGATGGGGTGTTGCAAATTTATGCGTAACATTGTACTTTAACAACACACTTTTCTAAATATTTGTTGAGAAAGTATGATCCCCATTACTGATCAAAATCCTCGGTAATCCGAATTGagcaaaaaaaatattcttgagaaaattaataatagttttgGCAGTCATTAGCTACTAATGCAATTGCTTCGACCTATTTAGTCACATAAtccaaaaaaaccaaaatataagGAATAGAATAAGACGAAGGGAATGGTCCCAAGAAATCAATGCTCCAACAATCAAATGGTTCAACCTCAAGAATTCCATTGATGGGCGTCTCATTTTTCTTAGAAACACTACCTATCTAACCATTCTCACATGTTTTTACAAACTCCACGTAGTCCTTGAACAATGTAGGCTAGAAAAATCCACACTTAAGTAATTTAGTTGCTATGCGTTCATCACTATGAAGCCCTCCATAGGGGGAACTATGATAATGCCACATAATTTGGTTCGTTTCCTCACTTGTCAAATATCTTCTCAACAACCCATCTGAGGTTACTTTGAATAGAAAAAGGGTTATCCCACAGAAAATGGTTAGCCACCTTcaagatttttttctttttccactAATTGTATCCTTTATGTACTATAAAATTTTTCTTATCAGTAAACACTATGGCTAGCAATTCTTTTTCTGTGGTAGCATAGTTAACATGATTTTCAGTCAAAACATTGCTAGCATAATAAATTTTCATGCAAAAATTTATCAGATATCTAACCCaaaacaaaaccaacatcaTAATCACTAGCATCACACATGAGCTCACAAGGTAATGCCCTATTGGGTGCAATTGTAATAGGAGCGAATACAAGTTtacttttcaaaatattaaaagaattcaAACATTCATTATCAAAAGTAAACTCATCATCTTTTACAAGAAGTTTGAAAAGAAGCTTCACAGTCTTTGAGAAGTCTTTTATAATATGTTGATAAAAACCAGCATGCCCTATAAAACCTTTGACTCCTTTCACATTAACAGGTGGAATTTTTCTCTCACTTTAATTTttgcttgatcaactttaatGCCTTTTGAAGAGATTTTATGACCAAGAATTATGCCTTCTTTAATCATAAAGTGACATTTTTCCCACTTTAAAATCAGATTTGTGTCAATGCATATTTTCAATACGACATTAAGGTTAGATAAGAAAACATCATAGTTTGaaccaaaaatagaaaaatcgTTCATGAATACCTCAATACAGTTCTCCATCATGTCGTAGAATATAGACAACATGCATATTTGGAAGGTTGTTTGGGGCATTCCATATTTTGTAGGACATTCTTTgatatacaaatatttctacaGGACAAgtaaatgttttttttcctATTCAATGGGTTAACAACTATCTGATGATATCCAGAGTATCTGTCAAGAAAATAGTAATATGTTTGACCTTTTAATATCTCCAACATTTGTTCCATGAAAGGTAAGAGAAAGTAATATCTTTTGGTTGCTTGATTTAGCCTTTGGTAATCTATACACATGCGCCGTCTAATAATTGTGCAAGTGAGGATCAactcatttttgttttgttttgcaCTATCGTTATGCCTCCTTTCTTGGGAACCACATGCACATAACTCACCCAAGTACTATCAGACATAGGATAAATCATTCTAGCATAACAATtttttcacctcattttttacAACTTCAGTCATGGTGGCATTCAACCTTTTTTAAGGTTTAACAATTGTCTTGAACTCTTCTTCCATCTTAATTTTGTGCACATAGTAAGCTGGACTTATAACTTTCAAATCCTCAATGGTCCAACCAATAGCTGATATATTCTCCTTCAACACCCTCAAAAGTTTCTCTTATTCCAACTATGTCAAAGAATTGCTAATTGTTACTAGATTGAAAGAGTCCTTATAAATGTGGGGGTAATTATTTCAACTCTAGCGCTTTCTTTCTTTGACCATTTCCTGACCTAACACTTCCTTTTCCTCTTGAACTTGAGAATCCTCAAATGCATTCAACTGTAACACACACTCATTCACATCTTCTTTGAAACTCTATTCCACTTTAGTTATTGCATTAACCATCAATTTTTCAAGTGGAAGAGAAGGAGACTCGTATTAGAAGATTTCTTCAATTGAATCTTCAATAATGTTGACTCGAAAACACTTCCCTTCATCCTTAGGATGACGCATAGCTTCAAACACTTTAAAGGTCACTTTCTCTATCTGAAACTACAACATGAGGTTACCCTATTCAACATCAATTAAATCTCTACCGGTTTGTAAGAATGATCTTTCAAGTATGAGTGGCACTTCATCATCTTCCTCTatgttaataataacaaaatcaaCTGGAAACAAAAAGTTATCCACTCTCACCAACATGTATGCATGTTGTAACGACATATTTGTGGGTTTACGCTCCCAACCTTCTAGCTTCCGCATAATTGATTAAGGCATGAGACTTATGCCGACACCTAAATCACAAAGAGCTTTCACAATAGCTAGTTTAGCAATAGTACAAGAAATAGTAACACTACTTGGATCTTTTAACTTTGGGGGAAGTTTCCTCTAAACAGCTAGCCAATGCAATTGTTTCTTCATCCTTAAATTTCCTCGTTTTGGTCAATAATTCCTTCATGAATTTAGCATAAGTGTGCATTTGCTCCAAAGCCTAAAATAAGGAACATTATATGCAACCGAGAGAGAATCTCTATGAACTTAGTAATTTTGTTCAACATTTGAGGATACGGTAACGTCACATAAGGGGGAATAATTTGAGATTGGTTCATTTATTTCAATAGTTCACTTTGTGACTTCTTCCACACTAAATTTTCATCGATCAATTATGACCTATTTGACCTCTGCACCCTCAACTTCTTCTTCCATCTTCTCTTTCTCTTGCCAAATTCCCACCACATCTTCCATTTTTGTCTTTTGTGGTTTTTGATTAGGTGGTGAAATCACTTTTCCACTTCTCAAACTGATGGCTTTGCAACTCTCATTCTTAGGATTATCAACTGTATTTCTAAAGAAACTCCCACTAACCATTTCAGCCATTTGCTTACATAACTACCCCACTTGTATTTCAAGGTTTTTCATTGAGGCAACTTGACTGTTGTTGACCTCTACTTGCTTCTCCTATGATGATTGAGCCACCTGCATGAATTTGTTGAGAGTTTCTTTTCGGTGTTTCTTTCAATGCCTCAAGTTTTGCTTCTCTAACTCTCATTTTGTTTAGCTTTACAAACTTTCAGTTTTTGAGTCGAATAGTAATCTTGAAGTTTCACCCTCCATACATGACTCATAACACCTTAAGAACAGAGaaataattgaaagaaaataatgGCAATTTAGAGCACTccaaagagaaaaagaaaatagaaaaaaaagtatagatatttataaaacaaatgttttttagaataaaggaaaaaaaatgaaactaagtACGACTCATTTGTCTTGTCgataaattaatacaaaattcTCGACAACGGTGCTTAAAACTCGACAACTCTTTGAAAATTGCTCAAGTAATAAAGTGATAAGTAAAATCGTCTCCGCAAGgattgatattaatttaattatgcaTCAAAGTAAATAACACTTAggtaaataaaatgtttatgattggtttataaaatcaaacaaacttaaactaaaaagagaaaattcaaTAAGAGAAAAACAATTAGGGACTCGAATCATATTATTTTCACCATGTAATTATTGATTTACTATTTTAACAATCTAACATATTTGATTACGTCAAattaactaattagactaaGACAATTCCTTAgctaaaaatcctttttttaTAACAACGAGCCTTAATTCCTTATGTGACCAGGCTTGTTACTCAAATTATACATGAAtgttaatttattaaacaaatgctaatattttatattcttataTCTAATAATATTGACCACATAACCATACATGTATGATCAAGATTAGAAGAAAAGTTATGTAACTTTTTTAAGTGATCATGTGTCACTTAAATAGCTCTTAATCATGATCAGTAATTGTTGCAACaaactatatattttactaGACTTGTACTTTAACTATTAAGAAGACACACTTGAATAATTTAGATGATGATTTTGGATTATAAATTTTtggatgatatttttttattagacatGTACTTGATTGAAGCATCAAAACTTCAACAAACTATATATTTTGCTAGACTCGTACATTAAGTATtaaactttattaaattatgttagACAATTTGTTTACTACCatttatttgaatacaactTTGTTAATAATTTGTGTTAAATTTGCATAATGTTTTCCTTAGTTCAATTTGTGTatgtaattaaattgattatatccacaataatttattattataaaataatgacaaaatatgtaatttttgatttgtattaaaataatagaaaaattaaaattcattttacatATATGAATACAGTTTAAAATTATTGCTTATAAACTCtagcaatattttataaatgttctCATTGTATTGCTTTAAGCAACATTTATCAATTGTTGTCTGATATgacaacaattaaaaaaatattgtctaaAGCGCGTTGAAAAATCTTTTCTTATTTCCATAGTTTAGTCAACATTTATAAATAGTATGCGAGAAAAATGTTGTCAATTCCGTTTGACAACATGTTTTCATGTTTTGGTAACATTTTCGAAtgatgttaaaaaataaaaatgttgtagtggtcaaaatttaactctctcatttaatatttaatatatatatatattctagtAATTAAAACCTATTTTTCAATAacgaaataatttttaataaaaatatataaataattaaataaataacatacaaaaaccaaaattatatgaatttaaGAAAGTTGGTCTAATTTTTAATCGCAAATTAACTActcttattatttaattaaaagatacatatagaagacaaaaactatacataaatattacactaaaactATACACGGCATTTGACAACTTGCTAATACTGTGCATGATTATTGATCATCATCTTCCATTCTTATAAAAAGGTAAAGTTAGTCATATGAGACAGGGAAGGGCAAAAAGGTAGTTTCACTAAAGGTGTTGTCAAtcaaagagaaaagagagaagcAGCAAAATCATGTTATTccttcatatatatttttttttacccaAATGCTTTATACTGTCTGCATCAGTCATGTTTCAGTGTCACTATCAACCTATTTTTATTTCCACAAAAGCCCTAAAGTCCAAAATaatgtttctttcttttcacaATTTACACTCTTCCCTTTTCTCTATTTGATCAACCACTCAGATTGAGCCATACAAACTCACTTGCTTCCCTTTTTTCGGTAATAAAATCTGCCATATTCCTAAATATCttttcacataaaaaataaataactcacTAATTATTTACAaccaattaaaatcaaatacatttatttcactaatttaaaaaatatatataaatatcattataaatttataattaggaATTTATGAATTCGAATTTAAGACACTATGtttaacttaaatataaagacatttgttatttaaattatgacttaagaatatatttaatatataattgatagAATAGAAGTgattacttttaattaattatacataaCTTAAActaattttccaaaaaaatctaaattttatcataaaataaatagaatttcATATAGTTCAGTTGATCATGAATTAAAGTacgttgaaaaatattaaaaaggagatcaAAGATGAGTCGCAtcctaattatttttaaataaaaaaaacaaaaacaaaggaATTCTTAGAAACCTCGTGTAAGAAAACATCTTATAGTTTTCAACTATTCATTTACCCTACCTTACTACACCCCTCTCTCTTTCTTTCACCTATAACATTATCATCATCTTCCTTCACTGATCTTCAAAACCACCGTTCATATATTTGTCTCTCACTCTCTCAAAATTAAATCTCTTGAAAGAtagtttttttctcttttttttcttagatcactttttttttctcttctaatTTCCACTATTATaagcttaaaaataaaatcaaaccctattatttattttcacaaaAAGTGCACTAAAGATCCAATCTAGAAAAAAATACCTAATAATTAATGATGAATTCTCTTCATCAAGAATTTGAATCTTCATCAAACAAAGAAATTATGAACACCAACCTCATGAGCATAACgaacacatcatcatcatcatcaacaacatCATCAACATCCATGATGACCATATCATCATCATCTACTACATCATCAACAACATCACCACCTTCAACATCAACAACACCAAGTAGATATGAGAATCAAAAGAGAAGAGATTGGAACACTTTTGGACAATACCTAAGAAACCATAGACCACCACTCTCACTCTCACGTTGTAGTGGAGCTCATGTCCTTGAATTCTTAAGGTATCTTGACCAATTTGGTAAAACAAAAGTTCACACACAAATTTGTCCTTTCTATGGACACCCTAATCCACCTGCACCTTGTCCTTGTCCTCTTCGCCAAGCGTGGGGGAGTCTTGATGCACTCATTGGGAGACTTAGGGCTGCTTTTGAAGAGAATGGTGGGAAACCTGAAGCTAATCCTTTTGGTGCTCGTGCTGTTAGACTTTACCTTCGTGAAGTCAGAGATTCACAAGCTAAAGCTAGAGGTATTAGTTATGAGAAAAAGAAGCGGAAGCGTCCGCCTCAGCCGCCGCTGCCACCACCGGAATCAAATGCAACTACAACTGATCATCCCTAGTGTAAGTTACACcatatcataattttaaattgcgGCCTACAACTACAATTGCGACTGGAATATTGTGGAATTTGAAGTCTCCGCAACAGAATCGCAGCGCAATTGCGGTCACATCTGTCCGCATTTTTCACAATATAAAGGGTTGCAACGTAATTGCGACTGCAACCATTATTTAAAACCATGCatcatataattaatacatgcacaattcaattaatttactcgagttatatattattttatgtgtGTGTCATGaaccaaaattaaatttataattataagaatgaaataaaatttcttttaagCATTAGGGAAGGGATCAAGGGAGagcttgtttttcttttttgaaagctATAAAATGATTCTAAGAATTAAATAAGTgtgatttaaatattatatgatttaaaaaatcttattgttctttaattttttttaaatattaaatatatattaaaatataatattaatcctCTAAATTCTCTTGAGTCCATTattgttttgtttataaaacaatatatattagtAGAATGTGATAATAGGAATTCAACTACAAAACTATATAGTCAATGAAATAAAGTACTCAAAAACATGTTAAATTATACACCGCAAAGGTTTAAAAAGAAGATTGATCAAGATTCAAACCATATTATTAATCTCACAAATAACAGCTAAAATTTTcttataacaaataatttaagcttagctatttatgtttaatttgtaaaatatacaatttttttatatttagtactAGTACACACAAGAGTTTAAATAGAGATTACGGTAATAATTAACCGCAATCGTAATTTTTGACATTGTAGAGAATTGTAGGTCCAGTGCGACGCACCGATGCGGcctcaatcacaataaaactaCAGTTACAGTGACATTAAAAAACTATAATGCCATATGACCTAGATGGCAGCTGCAGACCATTATTTAAAACCCTACACAAACATATTTGGCTATGAtgttagtttaattaattgcatACCAAAAATGATATGAATACATGTACGTGTAAGAAAAAATGTATGTttgttttagtattttttaagtattaaaCTTTATTTGAATACTACCATTTATTTGTTTACTATATATGTTACTAATCTTAGACAATTTGTTTATTACCatttatttgaatacaactTTGTTAATAATTTGTGTTAAATTTGCATAATGTTTTCCTTAGTTCAATTTGTGTatgtaattaaattgattatatccacaataatttattattataaaataatgacaaaatatgtaatttttgatttgtattaaaataatagaaaaattaaaattcattttacatATATGAATACAGTTTAAAATTATTGCTTATAAACTCtagcaatattttataaatgttctCATTGTATTGCTTTAAGCAACATTTATCAATTGTTGTCTGATATgacaacaattaaaaaaatattgtctaaAGCGCGTTGAAAAATCTTTTCTTATTTCCATAGTTTAGTCAACATTTATAAATAGTATGCGAGAAAAATGTTGTCAATTCCGTTTGACAACATGTTTTCATGTTTTGGTAACATTTTCGAAtgatgttaaaaaataaaaatgttgtagtggtcaaaatttaactctctcatttaatatttaatatatatatatattctagtAATTAAAACCTATTTTTCAATAacgaaataatttttaataaaaatatataaataattaaataaataacatacaaaaaccaaaattatatgaatttaaGAAAGTTGGTCTAATTTTTAATCGCAAATTAACTActcttattatttaattaaaagatacatatagaagacaaaaactatacataaatattacactaaaactATACACGGCATTTGACAACTTGCTAATACTGTGCATGATTATTGATCATCATCTTCCATTCTTATAAAAAGGTAAAGTTAGTCATATGAGACAGGGAAGGGCAAAAAGGTAGTTTCACTAAAGGTGTTGTCAAtcaaagagaaaagagagaagcAGCAAAATCATGTTATTccttcatatatatttttttttacccaAATGCTTTATACTGTCTGCATCAGTCATGTTTCAGTGTCACTATCAACCTATTTTTATTTCCACAAAAGCCCTAAAGTCCAAAATaatgtttctttcttttcacaATTTACACTCTTCCCTTTTCTCTATTTGATCAACCACTCAGATTGAGCCATACAAACTCACTTGCTTCCCTTTTTTCGGTAATAAAATCTGCCATATTCCTAAATATCttttcacataaaaaataaataactcacTAATTATTTACAaccaattaaaatcaaatacatttatttcactaatttaaaaaatatatataaatatcattataaatttataattaggaATTTATGAATTCGAATTTAAGACACTATGtttaacttaaatataaagacatttgttatttaaattatgacttaagaatatatttaatatataattgatagAATAGAAGTgattacttttaattaattatacataaCTTAAActaattttccaaaaaaatctaaattttatcataaaataaatagaatttcATATAGTTCAGTTGATCATGAATTAAAGTacgttgaaaaatattaaaaaggagatcaAAGATGAGTCGCAtcctaattatttttaaataaaaaaaacaaaaacaaaggaATTCTTAGAAACCTCGTGTAAGAAAACATCTTATAGTTTTCAACTATTCATTTACCCTACCTTACTACACCCCTCTCTCTTTCTTTCACCTATAACATTATCATCATCTTCCTTCACTGATCTTCAAAACCACCGTTCATATATTTGTCTCTCACTCTCTCAAAATTAAATCTCTTGAAAGAtagtttttttctcttttttttcttagatcactttttttttctcttctaatTTCCACTATTATaagcttaaaaataaaatcaaaccctattatttattttcacaaaAAGTGCACTAAAGATCCAATCTAGAAAAAAATACCTAATAATTAATGATGAATTCTCTTCATCAAGAATTTGAATCTTCATCAAACAAAGAAATTATGAACACCAACCTCATGAGCATAACgaacacatcatcatcatcatcaacaacatCATCAACATCCATGATGACCATATCATCATCATCTACTACATCATCAACAACATCACCACCTTCAACATCAACAACACCAAGTAGATATGAGAATCAAAAGAGAAGAGATTGGAACACTTTTGGACAATACCTAAGAAACCATAGACCACCACTCTCACTCTCACGTTGTAGTGGAGCTCATGTCCTTGAATTCTTAAGGTATCTTGACCAATTTGGTAAAACAAAAGTTCACACACAAATTTGTCCTTTCTATGGACACCCTAATCCACCTGCACCTTGTCCTTGTCCTCTTCGCCAAGCGTGGGGGAGTCTTGATGCACTCATTGGGAGACTTAGGGCTGCTTTTGAAGAGAATGGTGGGAAACCTGAAGCTAATCCTTTTGGTGCTCGTGCTGTTAGACTTTACCTTCGTGAAGTCAGAGATTCACAAGCTAAAGCTAGAGGTATTAGTTATGAGAAAAAGAAGCGGAAGCGTCCGCCTCAGCCGCCGCTGCCACCACCGGAATCAAATGCAACTACAACTGATCATCCCTAGTGTAAGTTACACcatatcataattttaaattgcgGCCTACAACTACAATTGCGACTGGAATATTGTGGAATTTGAAGTCTCCGCAACAGAATCGCAGCGCAATTGCGGTCACATCTGTCCGCATTTTTCACAATATAAAGGGTTGCAACGTAATTGCGACTGCAACCATTATTTAAAACCATGCatcatataattaatacatgcacaattcaattaatttactcgagttatatattattttatgtgtGTGTCATGaaccaaaattaaatttataattataagaatgaaataaaatttcttttaagCATTAGGGAAGGGATCAAGGGAGagcttgtttttcttttttgaaagctATAAAATGATTCTAAGAATTAAATAAGTgtgatttaaatattatat
The genomic region above belongs to Cicer arietinum cultivar CDC Frontier isolate Library 1 chromosome 4, Cicar.CDCFrontier_v2.0, whole genome shotgun sequence and contains:
- the LOC101507597 gene encoding protein LIGHT-DEPENDENT SHORT HYPOCOTYLS 4-like, with the protein product MMNSLHQEFESSSNKEIMNTNLMSITNTSSSSSTTSSTSMMTISSSSTTSSTTSPPSTSTTPSRYENQKRRDWNTFGQYLRNHRPPLSLSRCSGAHVLEFLRYLDQFGKTKVHTQICPFYGHPNPPAPCPCPLRQAWGSLDALIGRLRAAFEENGGKPEANPFGARAVRLYLREVRDSQAKARGISYEKKKRKRPPQPPLPPPESNATTTDHP